From the Bombus huntii isolate Logan2020A chromosome 4, iyBomHunt1.1, whole genome shotgun sequence genome, the window AAGCAGCAAATGAAAAATCAAACATTCGTATTAATAATTCCTTCGTTATCTCAAATTACCTTAAGTTTAACAGAAGTACGTTTCTTATTCCACTTTTCTCTAGGTTGACCTGGACGGAAACAAGATAATTCTTTCTCCTCGTTTGTGAGTAATGACAAATCAAATCTGCCTAACTGTCGCAGGATAAATGCGATAACATCAAGTGACTCCCAATAGCTAGCGTGAAAAATTTGAGGTAAAGAGTTCGTGGGAAAGTTTGCTAAACCCTCTGGGCAGTAGAGAGCATAATCTAATCTCTTTGTACCCCACCATTTTTGCGTTACTATAACAAATTGTCGCAAGTAAGCGTAATATGTCAATATTCTTTATTATCGTTAATATGATTAATTCTTTACTTACAATTAGATACTACTTTTAGAGGAACATTTTCAACCACACCAGACATTGTACTATGAATCGATATATCGGACAACCGTCTTAAATGGGACATTGACATATTTGGGATATTCAATCCATCCGTAAACAATTGTGGATTCGTCTGGATAGCTTCCACTGAAGATATTAAAcgatttgtaataattataagcTACACAAAATTACATCTAAGACGTATAATACATACACAAATGATAAGGCTGTCCGTTTCCTAATGGATACTTTTGATATCGAGCCACGTTCACGGgtggaagaagagaaaacCTTGCAGAAATCAGTGGTTCTAATCTAGCGGCTACAGGTTCAGTAGGATGGAATAAATTATACACCTGATTCACCAACGGTCTTCTTATATTACTAGTTTTATCCGAGGAAATTTTTCTATACGCCAATACCAGAGCAAGTGGACTACCAAACATGAAAAACTCTCCTACTTCGAAATCCAATTTACAATGTGAGGGGGTATCactaaaaaaataacatatgtTAATTTCCCAATATCACaacatacgtatgtacatgtatatggATACGAATTGAACTATAATTCTTCACCTTATACTAGAAGATTTCCTTCTAGGAGAAGGTGCAGTCAGGTGTTTGCCATCTTCGGCATTCGTGCTATTTTCAATGCCCTGATTATCCAAAATATTGTTCTCGCTATTATGTCTAGAGTGAGCTGATCTACACAAAGCGTCATATGTTAAAATCGCTCCTACTGAATCCCCAATAAGGCAAATTTGCCCCGTGAAACCACGACCCTCGTCGCTTCTGATAAAGTCGTGATAAACTTGGTTTGCTCCAGCTATAACTCGTGATACGGTGTCCTGATATTCAGGAGTTGAACTAGCGAGCAAAGGTATAGCGCCGATAGGAATAGTATCGTGTGTCACTTGAGGAGCATCCATAGACGAGGGTGACACATCAAAACTATAAGGACTTAGGCTGAAATAACATGTGTCGAATAGATGGAGATTTTACAGAGAGATAAAGATAGTGATAAGGCATagataaaagtaaatttctaATCTAATCACGTCGCTtttacctcgataaaataccaAGACCTTCGGTACAAATAGGTGGGCAAGAAACAAACTTAATGGCCACATGTCCAACCATACTGGGATAGTGTTGTCTCATGACTGACTCAAAGGCTCCTTTGAAAGTTGTAATGTCCGATTTTTTCGCCGTCAAGTCAACGTTAGCATCTAAAAGATATTCTTTTGTGAGTAGTGATTCACAATTAGTGGTTCGCTTTTATGAATTAGTGATGGATTTAAGCGATTATTTATGGCATTTACCTAGTACACTGCCAGCATGCATCACAATAAGAAGGACAGTAGTTTTGCATGGTTGATGAGTCGGCGAATGTTGAGGTGAAGCCGGATACGAGGCATCGATGCTGGCTGACGTAGAGATTTGTAACCTTTTACTGCTACGTTCACTAGCCATACGTTGCAAGTAGGAAGGTGAAAATATCGTGTCgtctataaataaatattgaaataaattttagtaATAACCAGGAAAAGGACAAGCATTTAGATTATCAATCATTACTTACCTTCTTTGTTTACCATGGTAGGCGAAGTGAACGTATTGTCCTCCTCTTCTGCTAGAAGATCCAAAGAACTCCATTTAGATAATGAAGTGCTATCTCCAAAGCCCTCTGTATAATCAGAAATTTTAACATTGCTTATGCATCGTGCCTTTTTAAGCATCTCTGACTCGTGTTAAGGCAGgaatagaatattattaatcaGGAGTGTTTCCCTTTTTCGGATTAAGCGTCACGAGGTACAAAGCGGTAGTAgaaatatattagaaatatgaaggtattactatttattttatttaatacaatcatttcacaatgatatttattgtTAACATTTGAAAAagtttaacaataaaaaagcatttatttttgtaatctACATGGCCATGCTGTTTCATGCTGTGATAAACTGCTTCTTGAGAACCTCCATGCTCGATGTTATGTATGACGATCTGTATGTTATGCAATTAGTCAGAGTTTCTTGTAAGTGTAAATCTCCGTAAGCAACAAGTACATCTTGTTTCGGTCTACAAAGGCATGAATGCAATTACGCAATGTTCCTAAACTTATGTCGAGAGTACCAACACTAGTATCAATGTTGCGATCTTTTATCCGATCATTTATTACGTTTGCGAAAAAACATATTCGAATGTCTGTAGTTCTAAGAATTCAACACTATCTACGTGTCCTACCTTCGCGTATAATAGGTATAATGAACCCAGCTGCAGTGTGGAATGCGACATAAAAGAACAGAGAGGGTACACATataaaaaaacagaaaatgttattaCCAATCATCATGCTGTATTTTCTACTTTGCAAAATGCGAATTTCTACCAGACACACtcctatttatttttaacaagtTTCTTATTTGTTTATCTAATCTGTTTTTAACAAAAGAAAGCATACAAAAACAGTGTCTAAAGAAATTCGCCAAAGCGTCTGTTTCATGGTTTAGTTATCAGCCAAATGATAGTATTAcgaatatgtaaatttttagAAAGATTATTTACATGCTGCACGAAAAGAAGTCGATCTTTTACCTTGACAGTCAAAAAACTCATCTTCGCTACCAGATTCGGATTCTCTTACGATACTTTCCATGCGCCAATTCGCTATCTGCATATCGAAACTTTTGTTCGAACACGGCGAACTCATCTTGTTTTTCTTCCATCCCTTTTTAGCATCTGCTTTCTCTTCAGTAGGAGCATTTCTGGAACAAATTTCATCGCATTAAATAAACTGTAAACGAAAGGAGGAAagctatacatataaataaactaCTTCCTGATTTTACTTCTATTTTTACCTAAGGTCGGGTACTTCGGTCGGTGAATCTTCGGGGCTAACGTCACCCTCTGAACTACCAGCTGTGTTAGGTATATCGGTCGATTTTCTGGCACTTGGGGGACTTTGAGGATCTTCGTTTTTCTCGATGCTCCCAAGCGTGGCAGCCAATGTCGTAGCAACGTTCGACTCTTGAGGAGTCATTGTCGTGTTTGAAACAGCCCTGTCTTGATTGTCGTTTGTTGCTTCCCCATCGCCTTCTGCATTAGCCATTCTCTTCTGCAACGCCAATTGCGTTTGTCGTTCAATTTTCCGAATATCTTCCATGGTCAAACCATTCCATTCGTCTTGCCAGGCCCAGGCTTGTCTGTGAGCTCTAACCATCGTTTTTCTCAAGGCTGAAATCGTTTCATCGTCACATCTCACGGTATATAGAATTTTAGAAGTTGGACATTAAGAAACAAACAGGGAACGGTTGTGCTCATATACGATACTGACCTACATCGTGTATGAActtttctaattttgtttgCACACCCCAATATCGGAACTCCACACGGCATAATTTGTACGCGCACATTAAAGACTTTCCGGATGGAGTCGGTTGTTGTTTCCCCTAAACGACAAGACAGTTTTAATGCATCAGTATTGATCGCTTTAAGCAAAAATTAGTGAAAAGAAACAGATACGGGAAGATAGATCTGTACTTTTACGTCAGCCCAGTATTCCTCTAGCCATGATTCCGTGAGAGGTCCTCGACCGGTCTTTTGGGACACGTATAATTTAGGATCCTCGTCTTTCACGTAATCACCCGTGTATTGATCTTTTACGATATCAATCACGTCTGAAATTTAATCATGTAATCGATGGATCTCGATATCTTAATAGAAAATGACTTGACCTGCCTTCTTGAAACTTCATAGAGATAAATACATACCTACGATTCTATTTCTCAAATCGCTACCACTTAGCTTGAAGACATTTTCTTGGTAACCATTGTCGGGAAAATAGTATGTTTCTATTTCGATAGAAAACTTTTCAACGAAGGGGCAAGTGTAACGGGTCTTCGTATAGGGGTAAGCATTCCATGCTTCTTCTTTGGCGATCAACGCGGATCTGGGCAGCAAACTTTTGAACCATTCTGGAAGATGACTACCCACGTGATAAATCTTATGGGTATATTGTCCGTTTCCACCTGGACCATCGCTATAAGGCTCGTTCTCTATAATCTCTACACCGCTGCCTGCTCCTTGACTTTCTTCTCTAGATTTTTTCTACAAGAAATACATTGGAAAAATAAACTTCACGTTTATTGTTCACTCTTTAATTGCCTCCAGTCCCTATAGGAATCTACAGGAGTTATGGGAAATAAGGAGTAACGAAGGGTTAATTGTAACGCAATATATTGCAATGTAATGTTAAATTACCGCTATCATGTAAAGCTGAGCAATTCTATACTCCTCGACGGTGAGAGGCAGCGGTATTCGATATTCTTTTATCAACATCTTGCCGCTTTTGTTTATCCACGATCCACTCTCACGAAAAACAGAGATCGTTCGAAGGCTGTTGCTTCCTCTTTATCTCTCAGCCTCATGATATCATCGGCGCAaatcttaaaaataaaagaaataaagaaaagaaacgttaAGCGTTATATCGAACGTTGTGTTCTATTTTCGCTCAGGACGTTGCAAAAAGAAGTTCATCGTAATCGAGATATCCCTTGAGAGCGGCGATCAATATTTCTCGATACGCCTTCCAGCAGGTCCAACAGATCAACTTTTATCAGCGTAAACGGTTCTTTTTATCTATCGTCATCGATCTATCAGTTATACCTGGCCGAAAAACCAGCAACATAAGTGAAACGCGTAAATTCAATCGTATATTCCGTGGAACATTAGAAATAGAGACCTTCGCGAACATCGACTGCCTGTTTCTCTCGGTCTATAATTGAAGCACGTCAAATGCTGAATCGTTGTGTTTGCACGCCGCGTTTTCACGCAAATCTGCTCTAGGTCACAGAGTATTTAATAGTGATTAATAATCATTACaccgcggatatttatgcaaattcatatctttataaatataattaaaatatgagATCCGAGTAGATAATTATCTTACTTATGAAATACTATACTGAATACTATATTCTATATACTATTTTGCACcttcaaattttccataacTGCATAGAAATTGacacattaataataatcacCGAACGTTATAAATATGTGTCACCGATATCGATACTGATTGTACCTCTTTAAATGGTTAGCTACTGCAACCCCTTTGGAAGGTGTGTACCTAAAATATGTCGCAAAAAGTAAgcgacgacgagtatactcgtcgagcACAGAGCATGTGTTGCTGTTGTAATGTAGAATTAAGTTGTAATGAAAtgactgttttattttttttaaataacaaaatattaccATTTCTTCATGACTAGTATACTTGTAAAAAAACTGCTAACTGGTTAAAACGATTGTAGATGTAACTTTTCACTAAGGTGAAGTGTATAGGGACTATAGTAATTTATTCAGcgtttatttgtaaaatagaACAAAAATTAGATATAATATAGTGATCTTTGACTTGAATGGCTTACGTTACGTTTCACACGCAATTGTAGACGATTTATGAATAGTGTACGTTATCGAATAATTCTGATTCTCTGGAAAGGTACGTATATCTTGAAACAATGGAGGGACAATAAACAAAATGTTGCGTAaaacgtttatttatactcaCCTGTACCGTAGTACTCAAACGTATCCTAAATTAAACTTTATAGCGGGAAAAAATCATACTACCATTCTGTGAAAATCGTACTGATAAGAAATGATGGTTCGTCGTGATCTATATTTCATACattacataattatatacaaaCGTTGAAACAACACAAGTCATAAATTAAACGTGATAGATCTAAGAGTGGAATTTCTTACTTGAAAAATAAAGCGTAATATACAGCGTTGAATCTCTAAAGTTGCAAGCATATCGGATAAAGTGCCAATAATAGGATTATAAATACCTacttatttctaattttaccGCTAACACAGAGCGTTACTTCATTTGATTAATATCTCATTCGGAATACAATAATCTAATGTAATTGGTACCTTAGCATCGTTTGAGAATAGTTTCATTCTCGATAGTTCGTTGTAATACCCGCGATCTTGCGACTATGATTGGACACGATAACCTGTCAGTTACGACCAATCGTTTTCAACGGGCTCAGCTGACAGATCCTTAACAGTTGACAGTACTCAACAGCTTGAGGGAGCGCGTAAACACGTATGAAATTCGATGTTGCATCGACGTACAGTAAAGTGCCTTGCTAACAGACCATAAGTCGAAACCAAGTTGATAATTTGTCTAACTAcaaagaaacaattttctccgaatataaaatgaatataaaaatagaaagtaaGATATCAACAAATTCTAAAGGCGGTAGCCTTTTTCTATGCACATACAAATTTCATAGCTTGAGAAAGGATACTTGAAATAAATGAGAATAGCGACAGTCAGTTAATAAAACAGAGTTCTGGTCAGTTAACGAGACATTACTGTACTTACGGGCAAAAGGTTTCCTTAACCTTGAATAACGTGGAAATAGGGCAAATATGTaagcgaaacgaaacgatatcGCTGGACTCGCTCGCTCTTACTAGTGCACGGTATGTAGGTACATACTTTTCGCGCCACACCTTCCGGACCAGATGATAAATCGCGGAAAGCTGCGATATCCGCGACACGATACAGCTTGATCGACTGAAGACCGGCAACCGACTGAGTCGATAACGCTGCTAATCAAGCAGATACTTGTCCCGAATGATACTATTGTTATTCAACGTTAAAATTCCACCCAGATAAAACGTATATCCACCTCccttataaaatatatatttacgaaTTCATTTTCGCCCGGACAGTTCACTGTCACATAATTTAAATTCCAGACGAAGCTCACCTAAGAGACACGAGAGGCATAGTACATAATACACGCGTGCAAACGAGCACTTGTTTCTTCTAACAAGTAACATAGAAGACGTACATTTCACGAGATGAATACAGGACGTAGATAGATTTGTTTCAGCAAAATCGTTAAGTACATACACTGAAAAAAGATTAAGGAGATTGAGGATTTATCCAAGGATCGTGTAGGATAAACGCGAGCCGAAAATGTGACGATGTTACATGGGCAACGCGCGGCTACTGACTGACGGAGAGGAGGTCGCTCCGATTGGCGGGCCCCAATGGCACGCGCGACTTCTCGAACCCGCGAAATCGAGCTCGGCCAATCAGAGTGCCTTTTACCGCCTCCGTGACCCGGTGATCCGGACGC encodes:
- the LOC126864740 gene encoding protein retinal degeneration B isoform X9 encodes the protein MLIKEYRIPLPLTVEEYRIAQLYMIAKKSREESQGAGSGVEIIENEPYSDGPGGNGQYTHKIYHVGSHLPEWFKSLLPRSALIAKEEAWNAYPYTKTRYTCPFVEKFSIEIETYYFPDNGYQENVFKLSGSDLRNRIVDVIDIVKDQYTGDYVKDEDPKLYVSQKTGRGPLTESWLEEYWADVKGKQQPTPSGKSLMCAYKLCRVEFRYWGVQTKLEKFIHDVALRKTMVRAHRQAWAWQDEWNGLTMEDIRKIERQTQLALQKRMANAEGDGEATNDNQDRAVSNTTMTPQESNVATTLAATLGSIEKNEDPQSPPSARKSTDIPNTAGSSEGDVSPEDSPTEVPDLRNAPTEEKADAKKGWKKNKMSSPCSNKSFDMQIANWRMESIVRESESGSEDEFFDCQAGFIIPIIREEGFGDSTSLSKWSSLDLLAEEEDNTFTSPTMVNKEDDTIFSPSYLQRMASERSSKRLQISTSASIDASYPASPQHSPTHQPCKTTVLLIVMHAGSVLDANVDLTAKKSDITTFKGAFESVMRQHYPSMVGHVAIKFVSCPPICTEGLGILSSLSPYSFDVSPSSMDAPQVTHDTIPIGAIPLLASSTPEYQDTVSRVIAGANQVYHDFIRSDEGRGFTGQICLIGDSVGAILTYDALCRSAHSRHNSENNILDNQGIENSTNAEDGKHLTAPSPRRKSSSISDTPSHCKLDFEVGEFFMFGSPLALVLAYRKISSDKTSNIRRPLVNQVYNLFHPTEPVAARLEPLISARFSLLPPVNVARYQKYPLGNGQPYHLLEAIQTNPQLFTDGLNIPNMSMSHLRRLSDISIHSTMSGVVENVPLKVVSNLTQKWWGTKRLDYALYCPEGLANFPTNSLPQIFHASYWESLDVIAFILRQLGRFDLSLLTNEEKELSCFRPGQPREKWNKKRTSVKLKNVAANHRANDVIVKEGAPQILIARFMYGPIDVIALTGEKVDIHIMKDAPAGEWTHLSTEVTDKNGRITYKIPDDKALEHGLYPVKMIVRGDHTSVDFFLAVIPPKTECVVFSIDGSFTASMSVSGKDPKVRAGAVDVVRHWQELGYLIIYITARPDMQQQKVVSWLSQHNFPHGLVSFADGLSTDPLGHKAAYLHKLIQEHGVIIHYAYGSSKDISVYTAINLKQNQIFIIGKVSKKYHSLATILHDGYAAHLSMLQAHGGSRPAQGNARMVIPRGQFGLPGQNASLRRRRLAKRAVSQPTPGKGIYPLERSTSVGPSISSQTASTRSTAPEKL
- the LOC126864740 gene encoding protein retinal degeneration B isoform X2 encodes the protein MLIKEYRIPLPLTVEEYRIAQLYMIAKKSREESQGAGSGVEIIENEPYSDGPGGNGQYTHKIYHVGSHLPEWFKSLLPRSALIAKEEAWNAYPYTKTRYTCPFVEKFSIEIETYYFPDNGYQENVFKLSGSDLRNRIVDVIDIVKDQYTGDYVKDEDPKLYVSQKTGRGPLTESWLEEYWADVKGKQQPTPSGKSLMCAYKLCRVEFRYWGVQTKLEKFIHDVALRKTMVRAHRQAWAWQDEWNGLTMEDIRKIERQTQLALQKRMANAEGDGEATNDNQDRAVSNTTMTPQESNVATTLAATLGSIEKNEDPQSPPSARKSTDIPNTAGSSEGDVSPEDSPTEVPDLRNAPTEEKADAKKGWKKNKMSSPCSNKSFDMQIANWRMESIVRESESGSEDEFFDCQEGFGDSTSLSKWSSLDLLAEEEDNTFTSPTMVNKEDDTIFSPSYLQRMASERSSKRLQISTSASIDASYPASPQHSPTHQPCKTTVLLIVMHAGSVLDANVDLTAKKSDITTFKGAFESVMRQHYPSMVGHVAIKFVSCPPICTEGLGILSSLSPYSFDVSPSSMDAPQVTHDTIPIGAIPLLASSTPEYQDTVSRVIAGANQVYHDFIRSDEGRGFTGQICLIGDSVGAILTYDALCRSAHSRHNSENNILDNQGIENSTNAEDGKHLTAPSPRRKSSSISDTPSHCKLDFEVGEFFMFGSPLALVLAYRKISSDKTSNIRRPLVNQVYNLFHPTEPVAARLEPLISARFSLLPPVNVARYQKYPLGNGQPYHLLEAIQTNPQLFTDGLNIPNMSMSHLRRLSDISIHSTMSGVVENVPLKVVSNLTQKWWGTKRLDYALYCPEGLANFPTNSLPQIFHASYWESLDVIAFILRQLGRFDLSLLTNEEKELSCFRPGQPREKWNKKRTSVKLKNVAANHRANDVIVKEGAPQILIARFMYGPIDVIALTGEKVDIHIMKDAPAGEWTHLSTEVTDKNGRITYKIPDDKALEHGLYPVKMIVRGDHTSVDFFLAVIPPKTECVVFSIDGSFTASMSVSGKDPKVRAGAVDVVRHWQELGYLIIYITARPDMQQQKVVSWLSQHNFPHGLVSFADGLSTDPLGHKAAYLHKLIQEHGVIIHYAYGSSKDISVYTAINLKQNQIFIIGKVSKKYHSLATILHDGYAAHLSMLQAHGGSRPAQGNARMVIPRGQFGLPGQNASLRRRRLAKRAVSQPTPGKGIYPLERSTSVGPSISSQTASTRSTAPEKL
- the LOC126864740 gene encoding protein retinal degeneration B isoform X7 — encoded protein: MLIKEYRIPLPLTVEEYRIAQLYMIAKKSREESQGAGSGVEIIENEPYSDGPGGNGQYTHKIYHVGSHLPEWFKSLLPRSALIAKEEAWNAYPYTKTRYTCPFVEKFSIEIETYYFPDNGYQENVFKLSGSDLRNRIVDVIDIVKDQYTGDYVKDEDPKLYVSQKTGRGPLTESWLEEYWADVKGKQQPTPSGKSLMCAYKLCRVEFRYWGVQTKLEKFIHDVALRKTMVRAHRQAWAWQDEWNGLTMEDIRKIERQTQLALQKRMANAEGDGEATNDNQDRAVSNTTMTPQESNVATTLAATLGSIEKNEDPQSPPSARKSTDIPNTAGSSEGDVSPEDSPTEVPDLRNAPTEEKADAKKGWKKNKMSSPCSNKSFDMQIANWRMESIVRESESGSEDEFFDCQEGFGDSTSLSKWSSLDLLAEEEDNTFTSPTMVNKEDDTIFSPSYLQRMASERSSKRLQISTSASIDASYPASPQHSPTHQPCKTTVLLIVMHAGSVLDANVDLTAKKSDITTFKGAFESVMRQHYPSMVGHVAIKFVSCPPICTEGLGILSSLSPYSFDVSPSSMDAPQVTHDTIPIGAIPLLASSTPEYQDTVSRVIAGANQVYHDFIRSDEGRGFTGQICLIGDSVGAILTYDALCRSAHSRHNSENNILDNQGIENSTNAEDGKHLTAPSPRRKSSSISDTPSHCKLDFEVGEFFMFGSPLALVLAYRKISSDKTSNIRRPLVNQVYNLFHPTEPVAARLEPLISARFSLLPPVNVARYQKYPLGNGQPYHLLEAIQTNPQLFTDGLNIPNMSMSHLRRLSDISIHSTMSGVVENVPLKVVSNLTQKWWGTKRLDYALYCPEGLANFPTNSLPQIFHASYWESLDVIAFILRQLGRFDLSLLTNEEKELSCFRPGQPREKWNKKRTSVKLKNVAANHRANDVIVKEGAPQILIARFMYGPIDVIALTGEKVDIHIMKDAPAGEWTHLSTEVTDKNGRITYKIPDDKALEHGLYPVKMIVRGDHTSVDFFLAVIPPKTECVVFSIDGSFTASMSVSGKDPKVRAGAVDVVRHWQELGYLIIYITARPDMQQQKVVSWLSQHNFPHGLVSFADGLSTDPLGHKAAYLHKLIQEHGVIIHYAYGSSKDISVYTAINLKQNQIFIIGKVSKKYHSLATILHDGYAAHLSMLQAHGGSRPAQGNARMVIPRGQFGLPGQNASLRRRRYLL